DNA sequence from the Prolixibacter sp. SD074 genome:
TGAATCCCAACATTAAAACTTTGTTGGTCACGTTATCCTGAATAATGGCCGGAATTAATCCGTTTCCGGCTTTGTCAAAATCGAGTTCCATTCTGTTGTTCCTTATTTTTGAAGTACAATTAATTCATTTATTATTCCGGCTTTACCGGACAACAATTCCTTGTTGACGTAAATAGTTTTTCAGATCCGGAATCGCAATTTCACGGAAGTGAAAAATACTGGCTGCCAGTCCGGCATCGGCTTTTCCTTTGGTAAACACATCAACGAAATGCTCCATGTTTCCGGCACCTCCCGATGCAATGATCGGGATGGACAAACTTTCGGATAATTGAGCCAGTTCTTCGTTGGCAAATCCGTTTTTGGTACCGTCATGGTCCATCGATGTGAAAAGAATCTCACCGGCACCCCGGCTTTCCGCTTCTTTGGCCCAGCTAAAAAGCTCCTTGTCGGTTTCAATACGGCCGCCGTTGACTGTCACCGCCCAGTGGCTTGGTGTTTTACGTGCATCGATGGCTACGACAACAAACTGGTTTCCAAAATTCTTTGCTAAATTATCAATCAACGAAGGATTTCGCACAGCTGATGAATTGATAGAAATTTTATCGGCGCCGGCGCCCAGCAACTTGTCAGCATCTTTCAGTTCGCTGATTCCGCCACCTACCGTGAAGGGGATATTAATTTCGCGGGCAATTCGTCTGACCAAATCGACAAAAGTCTTCCGGCCTTCGTGCGTGGCGGTGATGTCCAGGAAAACCAACTCGTCGGCCCCCTGTTCGGCGTACAATGCTCCCAGTTCAACCGGGTCACCCACGTTTTGGATGTTGACAAAGTTGATGCCTTTAACGGTTTGTCCGTCTTTAATATCGAGGCAGGGTATGATTCGTTTTGCAAGCATGCATTAGCTGTTTTTGGCGTAATAACGGCCGATTTCCTCCAGGGAAATCCGGTTTTCATAAATGGCTTTTCCGGTGATGACGGCCGGAATATTTGCTGCATCCAGGTCAAGAATGTCCTGCATGGAGCTGATGCCGCCACTGGCAATCAAATATAGTTCCGGAATCTGGGCCAGAATGTCACGGTAAAGTTCGGCGGCCGGTCCCGATAACATACCGTCGCGGCTGATGTCGGTGCTGATAACCTGTGTCACGCCTTTTTCCTGCCAAAGGGAAATAAATTCAATGATGTCGGTATCGGTGGTTTCCAGCCAGCCCGAAACGGCGATTTTACGGTTGTGCGCATCGGCGCCCAGAATAATGCGCCCGCTGCCAAATTTCTCCAACCACGATTGAAATACATCAGGCGATTTAACGGCAATACTTCCACCGGTAATCATCGCAGCGCCAGATTCAAACGCAATGCGTAAGTCTTCATCCGATTTCAGTCCGCCGCCAAAGTCAATTGTCAACGATGTGTTAGTCGAAATACTTTCCAGTATTTTGTGATTAACAATATGGCTGGCTTTGGCACCGTCCAAATCAACCAGGTGAAGCCGTCTCAATCCGGCATCTTCAAACGAACGGGCCACTTCCAGCGGATTTTCGTTGTAAACCTTCTTCTGTGCATAGTCGCCCTGGTTCAGGCGGACACATTTTCCATCGATAATATCAATTGCCGGAATAATTTCAATCATGGCAAATCTCTTCGTTAGCGTGCTTTGAGGTTGATAAAGTTTTCCAGAATTCGCGCACCAACCGGTCCGCTTTTTTCGGGATGAAATTGTGTTGCATAAAAATTATCGCGATGCAAAGCGGCACTGAACGGCGTAATGTAATTGCAAATGGCAGCGGTGTCGTCTCCTGCGGCGGCGTAATATGAATGGACAAAGTAAACATACTGGTTCTCCAGCGAAGCACCGAACAAATCACTTTTCAGGTTACTGATGCTGTTCCATCCCATGTGCGGTACTTTTGTAATGTTCTCCTGTCCCGGTTCCGGCACAAATTTCTTTACCTTTTCGGGAAAAATACCCAGGCAATCCACATCACCTTCCTCGCTGTGCGAGCACATGAGCTGGAGGCCCAGACAGATTCCCAAAACAGGTTGTTTGAGGCCGGTGATGAGTGTATCCAGTTTGTGTTCCCGCAACCAGGCCATGGTAGTGGATGCCTCACCTACGCCGGGGAAAATAACCCGGTCTGCCTTTCGGATAATTTCCGGATCGGCTGTAATGGTAGCATTCACACCCAGTCTTTTCAGCGCCAGCTCAACCGACATGATGTTTCCGGCATTGTATTTAATAATGGCTACTTCCATTCAGTATTGAATACGTGTTATTGTTTAAGTAATGAGTCGATTACTTTTTTCATCTCATTGAACTCATCCGTTTTATAGAGGCGTGTCATAAAAACGATTTTTCCGGTTTTATCGATGACGACATTCCGGGTGACGCCAGCCGCTTTATCAGCGAACAGCCCGAAAATATGGGCACCCGGGTCAAGAGCAAGTGGATACGTAATTTTCATATCGGAAGCATAACGCTTTACAACGTCCACTGGCTCGTCCCTATCTATTCCAATAAGGACGAAATCAGGATTATCTTTGTGTTTTCCCCATATTTCCTTTTCAATGTGCGGCATTTCGTGACGGCAAACTCCGCACCAGCTTGCTGTAAACTGGAGCATGACCACTTTACCTTTCCAGTCAGTGCTGGAAACTTTTGTGCTATCGGCCATGGTCATGGAAAATTCAGGAATCTTATCGCCCGGCTCCAGAATATAGCCATAACTGGCCGGCACTTTCTGTTTTCTGGTTTTGTTGGTTGCCGATTGTGCTTTTACTGTAATTGTCAGCAGGAGCACGATAACTGATAATCGAATTACATTGTAATAGTTCTGCATGACGGAAGGAATTTTTAGTTGAAAACAACAGTTCTGTTATTATATACAAGAATCTTTCGTTCGAGATGTTTGTAGACCGCTTCACTTAGGATAATCTTCTCTAAATCACGTCCTTTTCTCATTAGGCTGTTAACCGTGTCGATGTGGGAAATCCGGGCCACATCCTGGGCAATGATTGGACCGGCATCGAGCTTCGGGGTTACGTAATGGCTGGTTGCCCCGATAATTTTTACACCGCGGGCATGAGCAGCATGATACGGTTTGGCACCTGCAAATGCCGGAAGGAATGAATGGTGAATATTGATAATTTTGTTGGGGTAGTGTTTGACAAATTTATCGGATAAAACCTGCATGTACCTGGCTAGAACAACAAAGTCTATTTTGTAATCCGTTAGTAACTGTAGTTCCTTTTGTTCTTGTTCTGCTTTATTTTCTTTCGTTATCGGTACGTATTCAAAATCAATTTCGAATTGCTGTGCAACGGGAGCCAGCTTCTCGTGATTGCTGATAATTAGTGGAACTTCTACTTCCCATTCCCCGGCAGTGTATCGGGCAAGGATGTCAAAGAGGCAGTGGGATAGTTTGGACACAAAAACGGCCATTCGCGGCGGTTTATCCGAAAAGTGGAGCCAAAAAGTAATATGGAAGCGGCCGGCGACCAGTGTCTCGAAATATTCGGCAATCTTTTCACGGGGAATAACAAACCCGTCCAGTTCCCATTCGACACGCATGTAGAATAATTTCTCCTCTCGGTCAACATGTTGATCGAGGTAAATAATGTTACCCTTGTTCCGGTTCAGGAATTCGGTAACAGCTACCAGGATGCCTTGCTGGTCGGGGCAGTGAATCAGAAGGATAGCCGTATTCTTTTCGATGTGTACTGATTTAATACTTTCCACGAATTTTACTATTTGTTTTTATACGATGAACGTTCGTTTTTCAGGGACGAACAAAAATTATATTAATAAAAAACTTTCATCTCAAAGCGTTCCTTTAGTCGAGGGCAACGAATTTTTCATGGGATCTTTTCGTATTGCCATCCGGATCGATTTGGCAAATGCTTTAAATATTCCTTCTATTTTATGATGTTCATTTGTTCCTTCCGCTTTAATGTTCAAATTGCAGAGTGCTGCATCGGAAAATGATTTAAAAAAGTGGAAAAACATCTCTGTGGGAACATCACCAATCATTTCCCGCTTGAAATCTGATTCCCACACCAGCCACGGTCTGCCGCCAAAGTCGAGGGCAACCTGGGCCAGGCAATCGTCCATCGGAAGGCAAAAGCCGTAACGTTCAATGCCGCGTTTATCACCCAGCGCTTGCCGGAAGGCGTTTCCAAGGGCAATACCCGTATCTTCAATGGTATGGTGTTCGTCCACTTCGAGGTCGCCATTTACATGAATGGTTAAGTCGCAACCGGAGTGCCGGGCAATTTGGTCGAGCATATGATCGAAAAAACCCAGCCCGGTGGAGATATTTCCTTTGCCGGAGCCATCCAAATCGATGGTAATGCTAATTTTTGTTTCAGTTGTCTTCCGCTCAATGGTCGCGGTTCGTTCGCCTGTTGCCAGGAATTGAAAGACTTCTTCCCAGCTATTAGTTGTCAAAGCGCAGTAAGCTTTTAATTCTTCGTTTTCGATTTCCTTTGCAGAGAAGAAGATGGCTTTAGCTCCCAGATTCCTGGACAGTTCCACATCGGTCGGGCGATCGCCGATGACAAAAGAACTGGATAAATCGTATTCTTCACCAAGATATTTTTGCAACAATGCGGTGCCAGGTTTTCGCGTAGGAGCATTTTCTTCCGGGAATGTGCGATCGATATGTATGTTGTCGAAGGTGATGCCTTCGTTTTCGAAAGCTTTCAACATTTTATTGTGGGCCGGGAGGAAGTTTTCTTCCGGAAACGAACCCGTTCCCAGTCCGTCCTGGTTGGTCACCATCACCAGCTCAAAATCGAGCAGGTTTCTGATGTTATACAGGTTGCGAAAAACGCCCGGAATGAATTCCAGCTTTTCCAGTGAATCCAGCTGATAATCCTCCGGCGGTTCAACCACCAGCGTTCCGTCCCTGTCGATGAAGAGTATTTTTTTCTTTTTCATTTTTAGAAGAATGTATTGAAAGCCTGTTAAACCAATGTTTCCAGAGCTTCAATCAATCGTTGGTTTTCCATCTCCGAACCAACACTAATACGCAGGCTACCTTCACAAAGTGCGACTCCGGAGCGGTCGCGAACAATAATTTTTTCATCGACCAGGTAATTGTAAATTCCACGCGGATCGAGTGTCTTCACCAGTAAGAAATTTGCATCGCTGGGAAAAACCTTGACGACAAATGGAAACTCCTGCAGTTTCTCTGCCAGCTTTTCTCTTTCTGAAACCAAAACCTTTACCCAGTCTGATTTTTCTTTCTCTAACCCGATCAGCTCCATCGCTTTTAGCTGTGTCAGGATATTGATATTGTACGGATATTTGATGCGGTTCAGTACGTCAATAATATCCTGGCCGGCAAATGCCATTCCCAGTCGAATACCAGCCATTCCCCATGCTTTCGAGAATGTTTGTAAAACTACCAGGTTGGGATGCTCTGCCAGTAATGGCAGAAGCGATTTCTCCGGGCAAAAGTCGATATAGGCTTCATCAACAACAACCAAACCTTCGAAATTATTCATGATTTCCAGCATGGCTTCTCTTTTCAAAGCATTCCCGGTAGGATTGTTGGGGGAGCAGAGGAAAACCATTTTGGTATAGGGTGTGACTGTATTTAGAACAGTTTTCACCGAGAGGGTATAATCTGCATTCAATGGAGCTTCAATCACTTTGACATCGTTCACATCGGCAGCCACACGGTACATTCCGTAGGTGGGGGCGATGGCAACGATGCTATCCACTTCGGGTGAACAAAATGCCCGAATCAGCAAATCGATGGGCTCATCGCTTCCGTTGCCGAGGAAGATGTTTTCAGCAGGTATGTTTTTTACCGGCGCAATCTTGCTTTTCAGTTCTTTTTGCCTCGGGTCGGGATACCGGTTGTACGGCGCATTGAACGGATTTTCGTTGGCATCGAGAAAAACCGCGGCCTCGCCCGAAAATTCATCACGAGCCGAAGAATAGGGTTTCAATTTTCGGATGTTGTCGCGCAACAGTTTTTGTATATCGAATGTCATGATCTATGATTCATCGCTAGAGTTGATACGCAAAGTCGCTGCATTCTTATGGGCGAAAAGCAATTCACCCTCGGCCATAGCTTCGATGATAGGCCCCAACTGCTGAATGCCGTCCCTGGAAATTTCCTGAAACGTAATTTTTTTGCAGAAGCTTTCCAGGTTTAGTCCGCTGAATGAACGGGCCCATCCCTGTGTCGGGAGTGTGTGATTTGTCCCGGAAGCATAGTCCCCGGCACTTTCAGGCGTGAAATTGCCCAGAAAAACAGATCCGGCATTGGTAATACGATCGGCGTGGTTGGTGGTATTTCGTGTGGCAATGATGAGGTGCTCAGGTGCATAAAAGTTGATGAGTTCAACCATTTGCTCTTCGTCGTTCACCAGAATAGCCCGACTGTTTTCCAACGCTTTGGTAGCAATAGCCGCACGTGGCAATTCTGACATTTGCCTGTCGATTGCCTGCAATACCTTGGTAATAAGAGGCTCTTCGGTTGTCACCAGAATTACCTGGCTATCGGGGCCGTGTTCTGCTTGTGATAACAAATCGGCTGCGATGAATTCAGGGTTGGCCGATTCGTCAGCCATAATGGCCAGTTCCGATGGACCGGCAGGCATATCAATAGCACAATCGTTAACCGATACGGCTTGTTTTGCAGCGGTAACCCATGAGTTGCCCGGGCCGAAGATTTTATATACGCGGGGAACGGTCTCGGTTCCATAAGCCATGGCTCCGATGGCTTGGACTCCGCCAATTTTATAGATTCTGGAAACTTCGACCAACCCGGCAGCAAACAGGATAGCCGGATGAATTTCGCCTTTTTCATTAGGGGGCGTACAGAGAATAATCTCTTTGCAACCGGCAATTTGAGCAGGAATACCGAGCATTAAAACAGTGGAGAACAACGGTGCAGATCCCCCTGGAATATAAAGTCCAACCTTATCGATCGGTACAGATTTTTGCCAGCATTTTACGCCGGGTGTTGTTTCAACCATCCGCATGGGCGGCTTCTGTATCTCGTGAAAGGCGAGGATATTTTTAGCTGCTTTCTGGATGGCTTCTTTCAGTTTGGGCTCAATCATTTGAGCAGCCTTTTCCAATTCGTCCTTGCTTACCCTGAATTCTTCCAGGTCGGCTCCATCGAAACGACGCGTATAATCACGGACAGCGGCATCACCTTTCTTCTTCACATTGTCAAGAATCATCCTGACGGTACTGTTAATCGAAGAGTAGTTGTTGGCCGGGCGTGAAAGAATTTTGGGCCAGGTATTAAATAGGGGATAATTGTGAATCTGCATTGATTGGATTTTTATTGTATCATTTTTTCAATGGGTACAACCAGGATTCCCTCTGCTCCATTTTTCTTCAGGTTACCGATTACTTCCCAAAATTCATTATCGTCGATAACAGAGTGAAGTGAACTCCAGCCTTCTCTTGCCAGCGGCATTACGGTCGGAGAAGTAGTTCCGGGCAGTACTTCAACAATTTTATCTAATTTATGGTTTGGTGCATTTAGCAGGATATATTTCTTCCCTTTCCCCATTTCCACTGACTCAATTCTGAAAATCAGCTCATCAAGGATGCCTTGTTTCTCTTTGGACAGTTTTTTATTAGCAACCAAAACAGCCTCTGATTTCATTACCACTTCCACTTCTTTCAGCCGGTTGCTCACCAACGTACTTCCGGAACTCACAATATCGAAAATGGCATCAGCCAGACCAATACCCGGGGCAATTTCCACAGAACCGGTAATCACATGAATATCCGCATCAATTTTCTTCTCGGCCAAAAATTCCTTCAGAACCTCCGGATAGGAGGTGGCGATTTTCGTCCCGTTAAACCATTTTGGTCCAGGATATTCAGCGGCCATCGACTGTGGAATGGCCAGTGAAAGACGGCACTTACTGAAGCCCAAATGTTTGATGATATCAACCTGCTGCTTTTTCTCGGCCACTTCGTTTAAACCAACGATCCCGATATCAGCAACGCCGTCAGCAACTGACTGTGGGATATCATCGTCCCGAAGATACAAAACTTCCATGGGAAAATTTTTGGCTGCAGAGATGAGTCTTCTCTTGCCGGAAATCAGATCAATGCCGGTTTCTTTAATCAAACCGACTGAATCTTCATTCAGGCGGCCTTTGGTCTGAATCGCGATGCGTAATGTTGAGTTCATGACAAATTTTTAGATGAAAAAAAGGCCTACCTTAATTAAGGTAAGCCTGTTAATTTTGATGAATATTTTTATACATTCCAATTACGGCCTACCTTTT
Encoded proteins:
- the hisF gene encoding imidazole glycerol phosphate synthase subunit HisF: MLAKRIIPCLDIKDGQTVKGINFVNIQNVGDPVELGALYAEQGADELVFLDITATHEGRKTFVDLVRRIAREINIPFTVGGGISELKDADKLLGAGADKISINSSAVRNPSLIDNLAKNFGNQFVVVAIDARKTPSHWAVTVNGGRIETDKELFSWAKEAESRGAGEILFTSMDHDGTKNGFANEELAQLSESLSIPIIASGGAGNMEHFVDVFTKGKADAGLAASIFHFREIAIPDLKNYLRQQGIVVR
- the hisA gene encoding 1-(5-phosphoribosyl)-5-[(5-phosphoribosylamino)methylideneamino]imidazole-4-carboxamide isomerase; the protein is MIEIIPAIDIIDGKCVRLNQGDYAQKKVYNENPLEVARSFEDAGLRRLHLVDLDGAKASHIVNHKILESISTNTSLTIDFGGGLKSDEDLRIAFESGAAMITGGSIAVKSPDVFQSWLEKFGSGRIILGADAHNRKIAVSGWLETTDTDIIEFISLWQEKGVTQVISTDISRDGMLSGPAAELYRDILAQIPELYLIASGGISSMQDILDLDAANIPAVITGKAIYENRISLEEIGRYYAKNS
- the hisH gene encoding imidazole glycerol phosphate synthase subunit HisH, with amino-acid sequence MEVAIIKYNAGNIMSVELALKRLGVNATITADPEIIRKADRVIFPGVGEASTTMAWLREHKLDTLITGLKQPVLGICLGLQLMCSHSEEGDVDCLGIFPEKVKKFVPEPGQENITKVPHMGWNSISNLKSDLFGASLENQYVYFVHSYYAAAGDDTAAICNYITPFSAALHRDNFYATQFHPEKSGPVGARILENFINLKAR
- a CDS encoding TlpA disulfide reductase family protein is translated as MQNYYNVIRLSVIVLLLTITVKAQSATNKTRKQKVPASYGYILEPGDKIPEFSMTMADSTKVSSTDWKGKVVMLQFTASWCGVCRHEMPHIEKEIWGKHKDNPDFVLIGIDRDEPVDVVKRYASDMKITYPLALDPGAHIFGLFADKAAGVTRNVVIDKTGKIVFMTRLYKTDEFNEMKKVIDSLLKQ
- the purU gene encoding formyltetrahydrofolate deformylase — encoded protein: MESIKSVHIEKNTAILLIHCPDQQGILVAVTEFLNRNKGNIIYLDQHVDREEKLFYMRVEWELDGFVIPREKIAEYFETLVAGRFHITFWLHFSDKPPRMAVFVSKLSHCLFDILARYTAGEWEVEVPLIISNHEKLAPVAQQFEIDFEYVPITKENKAEQEQKELQLLTDYKIDFVVLARYMQVLSDKFVKHYPNKIINIHHSFLPAFAGAKPYHAAHARGVKIIGATSHYVTPKLDAGPIIAQDVARISHIDTVNSLMRKGRDLEKIILSEAVYKHLERKILVYNNRTVVFN
- the hisB gene encoding bifunctional histidinol-phosphatase/imidazoleglycerol-phosphate dehydratase HisB → MKKKKILFIDRDGTLVVEPPEDYQLDSLEKLEFIPGVFRNLYNIRNLLDFELVMVTNQDGLGTGSFPEENFLPAHNKMLKAFENEGITFDNIHIDRTFPEENAPTRKPGTALLQKYLGEEYDLSSSFVIGDRPTDVELSRNLGAKAIFFSAKEIENEELKAYCALTTNSWEEVFQFLATGERTATIERKTTETKISITIDLDGSGKGNISTGLGFFDHMLDQIARHSGCDLTIHVNGDLEVDEHHTIEDTGIALGNAFRQALGDKRGIERYGFCLPMDDCLAQVALDFGGRPWLVWESDFKREMIGDVPTEMFFHFFKSFSDAALCNLNIKAEGTNEHHKIEGIFKAFAKSIRMAIRKDPMKNSLPSTKGTL
- the hisC gene encoding histidinol-phosphate transaminase; translation: MTFDIQKLLRDNIRKLKPYSSARDEFSGEAAVFLDANENPFNAPYNRYPDPRQKELKSKIAPVKNIPAENIFLGNGSDEPIDLLIRAFCSPEVDSIVAIAPTYGMYRVAADVNDVKVIEAPLNADYTLSVKTVLNTVTPYTKMVFLCSPNNPTGNALKREAMLEIMNNFEGLVVVDEAYIDFCPEKSLLPLLAEHPNLVVLQTFSKAWGMAGIRLGMAFAGQDIIDVLNRIKYPYNINILTQLKAMELIGLEKEKSDWVKVLVSEREKLAEKLQEFPFVVKVFPSDANFLLVKTLDPRGIYNYLVDEKIIVRDRSGVALCEGSLRISVGSEMENQRLIEALETLV
- the hisD gene encoding histidinol dehydrogenase, producing the protein MQIHNYPLFNTWPKILSRPANNYSSINSTVRMILDNVKKKGDAAVRDYTRRFDGADLEEFRVSKDELEKAAQMIEPKLKEAIQKAAKNILAFHEIQKPPMRMVETTPGVKCWQKSVPIDKVGLYIPGGSAPLFSTVLMLGIPAQIAGCKEIILCTPPNEKGEIHPAILFAAGLVEVSRIYKIGGVQAIGAMAYGTETVPRVYKIFGPGNSWVTAAKQAVSVNDCAIDMPAGPSELAIMADESANPEFIAADLLSQAEHGPDSQVILVTTEEPLITKVLQAIDRQMSELPRAAIATKALENSRAILVNDEEQMVELINFYAPEHLIIATRNTTNHADRITNAGSVFLGNFTPESAGDYASGTNHTLPTQGWARSFSGLNLESFCKKITFQEISRDGIQQLGPIIEAMAEGELLFAHKNAATLRINSSDES
- the hisG gene encoding ATP phosphoribosyltransferase translates to MNSTLRIAIQTKGRLNEDSVGLIKETGIDLISGKRRLISAAKNFPMEVLYLRDDDIPQSVADGVADIGIVGLNEVAEKKQQVDIIKHLGFSKCRLSLAIPQSMAAEYPGPKWFNGTKIATSYPEVLKEFLAEKKIDADIHVITGSVEIAPGIGLADAIFDIVSSGSTLVSNRLKEVEVVMKSEAVLVANKKLSKEKQGILDELIFRIESVEMGKGKKYILLNAPNHKLDKIVEVLPGTTSPTVMPLAREGWSSLHSVIDDNEFWEVIGNLKKNGAEGILVVPIEKMIQ